A window from Gossypium raimondii isolate GPD5lz chromosome 7, ASM2569854v1, whole genome shotgun sequence encodes these proteins:
- the LOC105786273 gene encoding uncharacterized protein LOC105786273 isoform X1, with product MVSTRRSGSLSGNNNKRSSSSSEDKPPSPKRQKVENAEKSMPAAESSKEMCTPPAVDPGYCGNGETPIAGDDVNNAGKGETSSAAVAVVAPIADGSAPVLLDKGRSSFTTWSISQKQNPNFDTSTPWCRLLSQSAQNPNVSICISNFTIGSSKHCDFQLKDQTISAVLCKIKHTQHEGSAAAMLESTGSKGSVQVNGTVLKKNNSCVLKSGDEVVFGLLGNHAYIFQQLMTDVAVKGAEVQNTIGKFLQLERRSGDSSAVTGAATILASLSSLRPDLSRWKSPPQASSKIPQVTEVSTAADVNLDGMEGNSTANIGNDKAAEVGSVNKTLHLDCNHDSNTEAGNVKLSGVNDLLRPFLRMFAPSTSCNLKLSKSICKQVLDGRNEWVKDSQPTMLSSISLRCAVFKEDIHAGILDGRNLDVSFDNFPYYLSENTKNVLIAASIIHLKHKEHVKYTSDLTTVNPRILLSGPAGSEIYQEMLTKALANYFGAKLLIFDSHSFLGGLSSKEAELLKDGVNAEKSCTCTKQNSGPIELANSLAPAVEADTSSAVPDATCDPESLPKTEADTMPSSGSSKNKMFKIGDRVKFMNSTSGSLYPAASPSRGPPYGVRGKVMLLFADNPFSKIGVRFDKPIPDGVDLGNIREVGHGFFCNASDLRLENSSTEDLDRLLINTLFEAIHSESRTSPFILFMKDAEKSLAGNTDSYSTFKSKLEKLPDNVIVIGSHTHTDNRKEKSHPGGLLFTKFGGSQTALLDLAFPDSFGRLHDRGKEVPKATKILTKLFPNKVTIHMPQDEAVLASWKHQLDRDAETLKMKGNLNLLRTVLGRSGMECEGLETLCIKDQTLTNESAEKVVGWALSHHLMQHPEADADVRLVLSCESIQYGIEILQAIQNESKSLKKSLKDVVTENEFEKRLLADVIPPSDIGVTFDDIGALENVKDTLKELVMLPLQRPELFCKGQLTKPCKGILLFGPPGTGKTMLAKAVATEAGANFINISMSSITSKWFGEGEKYVKAVFSLASKIAPSVIFVDEVDSMLGRRENPGEHEAMRKMKNEFMVNWDGLRTKDTERVLVLAATNRPFDLDEAVIRRLPRRLMVNLPDAANRAKILKVILAKEDLSPEVDFDAVASMTDGYSGSDLKNLCVTAAHRPIKEILEKEKKERAAALAEGKPPPPLSGSADIRSLNMDDFKYAHERVCASVSSESVNMTELLQWNELYGEGGSRRKKALSYFM from the exons ATGGTGTCAACGAGACGAAGTGGATCTCTATCTGGTAATAATAACAagagatcttcttcttcttctgaaGATAAGCCCCCATCTCCGAAACGACAAAAG GTGGAAAATGCGGAGAAATCGATGCCGGCGGCGGAGAGTTCCAAAGAAATGTGTACGCCGCCCGCCGTGGATCCCGGATATTGTGGGAACGGTGAGACTCCGATCGCCGGAGATGATGTGAATAACGCTGGGAAGGGTGAGACATCATCGGCTGCTGTCGCCGTGGTAGCGCCGATCGCTGATG GTTCTGCGCCGGTTCTGTTGGATAAGGGGAGGAGTTCGTTCACTACTTGGAGTATTTCCCAGAAGCAAAATCCAAATTTTGATACGTCTACACCTTGGTGCAGACTTTTATCGCAGTCTGCGCAG AATCCTAATGTTTCTATTTGCATATCAAATTTCACGATTGGCTCGAGTAAACACTGCGATTTCCAATTAAAGGACCAGACAATTAGTGCAGTGCTTTGCAAGATAAAGCACACCCAG CACGAAGGCAGCGCAGCAGCCATGTTAGAAAGCACTGGGAGCAAGGGGTCAGTGCAAGTAAATGGGACAGTGCTGAAGAAAAATAACTCTTGTGTGCTTAAGTCGGGTGATGAAGTGGTCTTCGGTTTGCTGGGGAATCATGCATAT aTATTTCAGCAACTCATGACTGATGTTGCAGTTAAGGGTGCAGAGGTCCAGAATACCATAGGAAAGTTTCTGCAGCTTGAGAGGAGGTCAGGAGATTCATCAGCTGTTACTGGGGCGGCTACCATATTGGCATCACTTTCAAGCTTGAGGCCAGATTTATCGCGCTGGAAATCGCCTCCTCAAGCCAGCAGTAAGATCCCGCAGGTGACTGAGGTGTCTACTGCTGCGGATGTTAATCTTGATGGCATGGAAGGAAATTCAACTGCAAACATAGGGAATGATAAAGCTGCAGAGGTTGGATCAGTCAACAAGACTCTTCATCTTGATTGCAACCACGACTCCAACACAGAGGCAGGCAATGTAAAACTCTCTGGGGTGAATGATTTGCTAAGGCCTTTCTTGAGGATGTTTGCACCATCAACTAGTTGTAATCTGAAATTGAGTAAAAGTATCTGTAAACAGGTATTGGACGGAAGAAACGAGTGGGTGAAGGACTCACAGCCGACAATGCTATCAAGTATATCACTTCGCTGTGCGGTATTCAAAGAGGACATTCATGCAGGAATTCTTGATGGCAGAAACTTAGACGTGTCATTTGATAACTTCCCATATTATTTAAG tgaaaatacaaaaaatgtgCTCATAGCAGCTTCAATTATACACCTCAAGCACAAAGAACACGTGAAATATACTTCAGATCTAACCACTGTGAACCCACGGATTTTGCTCTCAGGCCCTGCAG GGTCTGAGATATATCAGGAGATGCTGACGAAGGCGCTTGCTAATTATTTTGGGGCCAAATTGCTCATTTTTGATAGCCATTCTTTTTTGGGT GGTTTGTCTTCAAAGGAAGCTGAGCTTCTGAAGGATGGTGTCAATGCTGAAAAATCCTGCACCTGCACCAAACAGAATTCTGGGCCCATTGAATTGGCCAATAGTTTGGCTCCAGCTGTTGAAGCAGACACTTCAAGTGCTGTGCCTGATGCTACTTGTGACCCTGAATCTCTGCCAAAGACAGAAGCTGATACCATGCCCTCATCTGGATCATCTAAGAATAAAATGTTTAAGATAG GTGACAgagtaaaatttatgaattcaaCTTCAGGCAGTCTATATCCAGCAGCATCTCCATCTAG AGGCCCTCCTTATGGGGTTCGCGGGAAAGTCATGTTACTCTTTGCAGACAATCCTTTCTCAAAAATTGGTGTAAGATTTGATAAACCCATACCTGATGGCGTTGACCTTGGAAATATTCGTGAGGTGGGCCATGGATTTTTCTGCAATG CTTCTGACCTTCGTTTGGAGAACTCAAGCACAGAGGATTTAGATAGATTACTCATTAACACTTTGTTTGAG GCTATACACAGTGAGAGCAGAACTTctccttttattttgtttatgaaAGACGCTGAGAAGTCTCTTGCAGGAAATACAGACTCTTACTCCACATTTAAGAGCAAACTTGAAAAGCTTCCTGATAATGTCATTGTAATTGGTTCACACACTCATACTGACAACCGTAAGGAGAAG TCGCATCCTGGTGGTTTGCTTTTCACAAAATTTGGTGGAAGCCAAACTGCTCTCCTTGACTTGGCATTTCCG GATAGCTTTGGTAGGTTGCATGACAGGGGGAAGGAAGTTCCGAAGGCtacaaaaattttgactaaGCTTTTTCCAAATAAAGTTACCATTCACATGCCACAG GATGAAGCTGTGCTTGCATCTTGGAAGCACCAATTGGATCGTGATGCTGAAACTCTTAAAATGAAGGGGAATTTGAATCTTCTACGAACT GTTTTGGGTCGGAGTGGGATGGAATGTGAAGGGCTTGAAACTTTATGCATCAAGGATCAAACCCTTACAAATGAAA GTGCTGAGAAAGTTGTTGGGTGGGCTTTAAGTCACCATCTAATGCAGCATCCTGAAGCGGATGCCGATGTGAGGCTTGTTTTATCATGTGAAAG CATTCAATATGGCATTGAGATCTTACAGGCTATCCAGAATGAATCTAAAAGCTTGAAGAAGTCACTTAAG GATGTCGTAACCGAAAATGAATTTGAGAAAAGGCTTTTAGCTGATGTTATTCCACCCAGTGATATTGGAGTTACCTTTGACGATATCGGAGCTCTTGAAAACGTGAAGGATACATTAAAGGAGTTAGTTATGCTTCCTTTACAGAGGCCTGAACTCTTTTGCAAGGGGCAACTTACTAAG CCTTGCAAGGGCATACTCTTATTCGGACCTCCTGGAACTGGGAAAACTATGCTGGCAAAAGCTGTGGCTACTGAAGCTGGTGCGAACTTCATTAATATATCCATGTCAAGCATCACATCAAAG TGGTTCGGTGAGGGTGAGAAATACGTGAAAGCTGTTTTTTCCTTGGCCAGTAAAATTGCTCCAAGTGTCATATTTGTTGATGAG GTTGATAGCATGCTGGGCCGGAGAGAAAATCCTGGGGAGCATGAAGCCATGCGTAAGATGAAAAACGAATTTATGGTGAACTGGGATGGTCTACGTACAAAAGACACAGAACGGGTCCTTGTACTTGCAGCCACAAATCGGCCTTTTGACCTTGATGAGGCTGTCATTAGAAGGCTGCCACGGAG ATTGATGGTAAATTTGCCAGATGCTGCAAATAGAGCAAAAATACTAAAGGTTATTCTTGCAAAGGAGGACTTGTCCCCTGAGGTTGATTTTGATGCTGTTGCGAGTATGACAGATGGATATTCTGGGAGCGACCTTAAG AATCTTTGTGTGACTGCTGCACACCGTCCAATTAAAGAGATTTTGGAAAAGGAGAAAAAG GAACGAGCTGCTGCTCTAGCAGAGGGCAAACCTCCTCCGCCTTTGAGTGGGAGTGCTGATATACGTTCTCTAAACATGGACGACTTCAAATATGCCCATGAGCGG GTATGTGCCAGCGTATCTTCTGAGTCCGTGAACATGACTGAGCTGCTTCAATGGAACGAGCTCTACGGTGAGGGTGGGTCACGAAGAAAGAAGGCTCTCAGCTACTTCATGTGA
- the LOC105786273 gene encoding uncharacterized protein LOC105786273 isoform X4, which produces MVSTRRSGSLSGNNNKRSSSSSEDKPPSPKRQKVENAEKSMPAAESSKEMCTPPAVDPGYCGNGETPIAGDDVNNAGKGETSSAAVAVVAPIADGSAPVLLDKGRSSFTTWSISQKQNPNFDTSTPWCRLLSQSAQNPNVSICISNFTIGSSKHCDFQLKDQTISAVLCKIKHTQHEGSAAAMLESTGSKGSVQVNGTVLKKNNSCVLKSGDEVVFGLLGNHAYIFQQLMTDVAVKGAEVQNTIGKFLQLERRSGDSSAVTGAATILASLSSLRPDLSRWKSPPQASSKIPQVTEVSTAADVNLDGMEGNSTANIGNDKAAEVGSVNKTLHLDCNHDSNTEVLDGRNEWVKDSQPTMLSSISLRCAVFKEDIHAGILDGRNLDVSFDNFPYYLSENTKNVLIAASIIHLKHKEHVKYTSDLTTVNPRILLSGPAGSEIYQEMLTKALANYFGAKLLIFDSHSFLGGLSSKEAELLKDGVNAEKSCTCTKQNSGPIELANSLAPAVEADTSSAVPDATCDPESLPKTEADTMPSSGSSKNKMFKIGDRVKFMNSTSGSLYPAASPSRGPPYGVRGKVMLLFADNPFSKIGVRFDKPIPDGVDLGNIREVGHGFFCNASDLRLENSSTEDLDRLLINTLFEAIHSESRTSPFILFMKDAEKSLAGNTDSYSTFKSKLEKLPDNVIVIGSHTHTDNRKEKSHPGGLLFTKFGGSQTALLDLAFPDSFGRLHDRGKEVPKATKILTKLFPNKVTIHMPQDEAVLASWKHQLDRDAETLKMKGNLNLLRTVLGRSGMECEGLETLCIKDQTLTNESAEKVVGWALSHHLMQHPEADADVRLVLSCESIQYGIEILQAIQNESKSLKKSLKDVVTENEFEKRLLADVIPPSDIGVTFDDIGALENVKDTLKELVMLPLQRPELFCKGQLTKPCKGILLFGPPGTGKTMLAKAVATEAGANFINISMSSITSKWFGEGEKYVKAVFSLASKIAPSVIFVDEVDSMLGRRENPGEHEAMRKMKNEFMVNWDGLRTKDTERVLVLAATNRPFDLDEAVIRRLPRRLMVNLPDAANRAKILKVILAKEDLSPEVDFDAVASMTDGYSGSDLKNLCVTAAHRPIKEILEKEKKERAAALAEGKPPPPLSGSADIRSLNMDDFKYAHERVCASVSSESVNMTELLQWNELYGEGGSRRKKALSYFM; this is translated from the exons ATGGTGTCAACGAGACGAAGTGGATCTCTATCTGGTAATAATAACAagagatcttcttcttcttctgaaGATAAGCCCCCATCTCCGAAACGACAAAAG GTGGAAAATGCGGAGAAATCGATGCCGGCGGCGGAGAGTTCCAAAGAAATGTGTACGCCGCCCGCCGTGGATCCCGGATATTGTGGGAACGGTGAGACTCCGATCGCCGGAGATGATGTGAATAACGCTGGGAAGGGTGAGACATCATCGGCTGCTGTCGCCGTGGTAGCGCCGATCGCTGATG GTTCTGCGCCGGTTCTGTTGGATAAGGGGAGGAGTTCGTTCACTACTTGGAGTATTTCCCAGAAGCAAAATCCAAATTTTGATACGTCTACACCTTGGTGCAGACTTTTATCGCAGTCTGCGCAG AATCCTAATGTTTCTATTTGCATATCAAATTTCACGATTGGCTCGAGTAAACACTGCGATTTCCAATTAAAGGACCAGACAATTAGTGCAGTGCTTTGCAAGATAAAGCACACCCAG CACGAAGGCAGCGCAGCAGCCATGTTAGAAAGCACTGGGAGCAAGGGGTCAGTGCAAGTAAATGGGACAGTGCTGAAGAAAAATAACTCTTGTGTGCTTAAGTCGGGTGATGAAGTGGTCTTCGGTTTGCTGGGGAATCATGCATAT aTATTTCAGCAACTCATGACTGATGTTGCAGTTAAGGGTGCAGAGGTCCAGAATACCATAGGAAAGTTTCTGCAGCTTGAGAGGAGGTCAGGAGATTCATCAGCTGTTACTGGGGCGGCTACCATATTGGCATCACTTTCAAGCTTGAGGCCAGATTTATCGCGCTGGAAATCGCCTCCTCAAGCCAGCAGTAAGATCCCGCAGGTGACTGAGGTGTCTACTGCTGCGGATGTTAATCTTGATGGCATGGAAGGAAATTCAACTGCAAACATAGGGAATGATAAAGCTGCAGAGGTTGGATCAGTCAACAAGACTCTTCATCTTGATTGCAACCACGACTCCAACACAGAG GTATTGGACGGAAGAAACGAGTGGGTGAAGGACTCACAGCCGACAATGCTATCAAGTATATCACTTCGCTGTGCGGTATTCAAAGAGGACATTCATGCAGGAATTCTTGATGGCAGAAACTTAGACGTGTCATTTGATAACTTCCCATATTATTTAAG tgaaaatacaaaaaatgtgCTCATAGCAGCTTCAATTATACACCTCAAGCACAAAGAACACGTGAAATATACTTCAGATCTAACCACTGTGAACCCACGGATTTTGCTCTCAGGCCCTGCAG GGTCTGAGATATATCAGGAGATGCTGACGAAGGCGCTTGCTAATTATTTTGGGGCCAAATTGCTCATTTTTGATAGCCATTCTTTTTTGGGT GGTTTGTCTTCAAAGGAAGCTGAGCTTCTGAAGGATGGTGTCAATGCTGAAAAATCCTGCACCTGCACCAAACAGAATTCTGGGCCCATTGAATTGGCCAATAGTTTGGCTCCAGCTGTTGAAGCAGACACTTCAAGTGCTGTGCCTGATGCTACTTGTGACCCTGAATCTCTGCCAAAGACAGAAGCTGATACCATGCCCTCATCTGGATCATCTAAGAATAAAATGTTTAAGATAG GTGACAgagtaaaatttatgaattcaaCTTCAGGCAGTCTATATCCAGCAGCATCTCCATCTAG AGGCCCTCCTTATGGGGTTCGCGGGAAAGTCATGTTACTCTTTGCAGACAATCCTTTCTCAAAAATTGGTGTAAGATTTGATAAACCCATACCTGATGGCGTTGACCTTGGAAATATTCGTGAGGTGGGCCATGGATTTTTCTGCAATG CTTCTGACCTTCGTTTGGAGAACTCAAGCACAGAGGATTTAGATAGATTACTCATTAACACTTTGTTTGAG GCTATACACAGTGAGAGCAGAACTTctccttttattttgtttatgaaAGACGCTGAGAAGTCTCTTGCAGGAAATACAGACTCTTACTCCACATTTAAGAGCAAACTTGAAAAGCTTCCTGATAATGTCATTGTAATTGGTTCACACACTCATACTGACAACCGTAAGGAGAAG TCGCATCCTGGTGGTTTGCTTTTCACAAAATTTGGTGGAAGCCAAACTGCTCTCCTTGACTTGGCATTTCCG GATAGCTTTGGTAGGTTGCATGACAGGGGGAAGGAAGTTCCGAAGGCtacaaaaattttgactaaGCTTTTTCCAAATAAAGTTACCATTCACATGCCACAG GATGAAGCTGTGCTTGCATCTTGGAAGCACCAATTGGATCGTGATGCTGAAACTCTTAAAATGAAGGGGAATTTGAATCTTCTACGAACT GTTTTGGGTCGGAGTGGGATGGAATGTGAAGGGCTTGAAACTTTATGCATCAAGGATCAAACCCTTACAAATGAAA GTGCTGAGAAAGTTGTTGGGTGGGCTTTAAGTCACCATCTAATGCAGCATCCTGAAGCGGATGCCGATGTGAGGCTTGTTTTATCATGTGAAAG CATTCAATATGGCATTGAGATCTTACAGGCTATCCAGAATGAATCTAAAAGCTTGAAGAAGTCACTTAAG GATGTCGTAACCGAAAATGAATTTGAGAAAAGGCTTTTAGCTGATGTTATTCCACCCAGTGATATTGGAGTTACCTTTGACGATATCGGAGCTCTTGAAAACGTGAAGGATACATTAAAGGAGTTAGTTATGCTTCCTTTACAGAGGCCTGAACTCTTTTGCAAGGGGCAACTTACTAAG CCTTGCAAGGGCATACTCTTATTCGGACCTCCTGGAACTGGGAAAACTATGCTGGCAAAAGCTGTGGCTACTGAAGCTGGTGCGAACTTCATTAATATATCCATGTCAAGCATCACATCAAAG TGGTTCGGTGAGGGTGAGAAATACGTGAAAGCTGTTTTTTCCTTGGCCAGTAAAATTGCTCCAAGTGTCATATTTGTTGATGAG GTTGATAGCATGCTGGGCCGGAGAGAAAATCCTGGGGAGCATGAAGCCATGCGTAAGATGAAAAACGAATTTATGGTGAACTGGGATGGTCTACGTACAAAAGACACAGAACGGGTCCTTGTACTTGCAGCCACAAATCGGCCTTTTGACCTTGATGAGGCTGTCATTAGAAGGCTGCCACGGAG ATTGATGGTAAATTTGCCAGATGCTGCAAATAGAGCAAAAATACTAAAGGTTATTCTTGCAAAGGAGGACTTGTCCCCTGAGGTTGATTTTGATGCTGTTGCGAGTATGACAGATGGATATTCTGGGAGCGACCTTAAG AATCTTTGTGTGACTGCTGCACACCGTCCAATTAAAGAGATTTTGGAAAAGGAGAAAAAG GAACGAGCTGCTGCTCTAGCAGAGGGCAAACCTCCTCCGCCTTTGAGTGGGAGTGCTGATATACGTTCTCTAAACATGGACGACTTCAAATATGCCCATGAGCGG GTATGTGCCAGCGTATCTTCTGAGTCCGTGAACATGACTGAGCTGCTTCAATGGAACGAGCTCTACGGTGAGGGTGGGTCACGAAGAAAGAAGGCTCTCAGCTACTTCATGTGA
- the LOC105786273 gene encoding uncharacterized protein LOC105786273 isoform X3 — protein MVSTRRSGSLSGNNNKRSSSSSEDKPPSPKRQKVENAEKSMPAAESSKEMCTPPAVDPGYCGNGETPIAGDDVNNAGKGETSSAAVAVVAPIADGSAPVLLDKGRSSFTTWSISQKQNPNFDTSTPWCRLLSQSAQNPNVSICISNFTIGSSKHCDFQLKDQTISAVLCKIKHTQHEGSAAAMLESTGSKGSVQVNGTVLKKNNSCVLKSGDEVVFGLLGNHAYIFQQLMTDVAVKGAEVQNTIGKFLQLERRSGDSSAVTGAATILASLSSLRPDLSRWKSPPQASSKIPQVTEVSTAADVNLDGMEGNSTANIGNDKAAEVGSVNKTLHLDCNHDSNTEAGNVLDGRNEWVKDSQPTMLSSISLRCAVFKEDIHAGILDGRNLDVSFDNFPYYLSENTKNVLIAASIIHLKHKEHVKYTSDLTTVNPRILLSGPAGSEIYQEMLTKALANYFGAKLLIFDSHSFLGGLSSKEAELLKDGVNAEKSCTCTKQNSGPIELANSLAPAVEADTSSAVPDATCDPESLPKTEADTMPSSGSSKNKMFKIGDRVKFMNSTSGSLYPAASPSRGPPYGVRGKVMLLFADNPFSKIGVRFDKPIPDGVDLGNIREVGHGFFCNASDLRLENSSTEDLDRLLINTLFEAIHSESRTSPFILFMKDAEKSLAGNTDSYSTFKSKLEKLPDNVIVIGSHTHTDNRKEKSHPGGLLFTKFGGSQTALLDLAFPDSFGRLHDRGKEVPKATKILTKLFPNKVTIHMPQDEAVLASWKHQLDRDAETLKMKGNLNLLRTVLGRSGMECEGLETLCIKDQTLTNESAEKVVGWALSHHLMQHPEADADVRLVLSCESIQYGIEILQAIQNESKSLKKSLKDVVTENEFEKRLLADVIPPSDIGVTFDDIGALENVKDTLKELVMLPLQRPELFCKGQLTKPCKGILLFGPPGTGKTMLAKAVATEAGANFINISMSSITSKWFGEGEKYVKAVFSLASKIAPSVIFVDEVDSMLGRRENPGEHEAMRKMKNEFMVNWDGLRTKDTERVLVLAATNRPFDLDEAVIRRLPRRLMVNLPDAANRAKILKVILAKEDLSPEVDFDAVASMTDGYSGSDLKNLCVTAAHRPIKEILEKEKKERAAALAEGKPPPPLSGSADIRSLNMDDFKYAHERVCASVSSESVNMTELLQWNELYGEGGSRRKKALSYFM, from the exons ATGGTGTCAACGAGACGAAGTGGATCTCTATCTGGTAATAATAACAagagatcttcttcttcttctgaaGATAAGCCCCCATCTCCGAAACGACAAAAG GTGGAAAATGCGGAGAAATCGATGCCGGCGGCGGAGAGTTCCAAAGAAATGTGTACGCCGCCCGCCGTGGATCCCGGATATTGTGGGAACGGTGAGACTCCGATCGCCGGAGATGATGTGAATAACGCTGGGAAGGGTGAGACATCATCGGCTGCTGTCGCCGTGGTAGCGCCGATCGCTGATG GTTCTGCGCCGGTTCTGTTGGATAAGGGGAGGAGTTCGTTCACTACTTGGAGTATTTCCCAGAAGCAAAATCCAAATTTTGATACGTCTACACCTTGGTGCAGACTTTTATCGCAGTCTGCGCAG AATCCTAATGTTTCTATTTGCATATCAAATTTCACGATTGGCTCGAGTAAACACTGCGATTTCCAATTAAAGGACCAGACAATTAGTGCAGTGCTTTGCAAGATAAAGCACACCCAG CACGAAGGCAGCGCAGCAGCCATGTTAGAAAGCACTGGGAGCAAGGGGTCAGTGCAAGTAAATGGGACAGTGCTGAAGAAAAATAACTCTTGTGTGCTTAAGTCGGGTGATGAAGTGGTCTTCGGTTTGCTGGGGAATCATGCATAT aTATTTCAGCAACTCATGACTGATGTTGCAGTTAAGGGTGCAGAGGTCCAGAATACCATAGGAAAGTTTCTGCAGCTTGAGAGGAGGTCAGGAGATTCATCAGCTGTTACTGGGGCGGCTACCATATTGGCATCACTTTCAAGCTTGAGGCCAGATTTATCGCGCTGGAAATCGCCTCCTCAAGCCAGCAGTAAGATCCCGCAGGTGACTGAGGTGTCTACTGCTGCGGATGTTAATCTTGATGGCATGGAAGGAAATTCAACTGCAAACATAGGGAATGATAAAGCTGCAGAGGTTGGATCAGTCAACAAGACTCTTCATCTTGATTGCAACCACGACTCCAACACAGAGGCAGGCAAT GTATTGGACGGAAGAAACGAGTGGGTGAAGGACTCACAGCCGACAATGCTATCAAGTATATCACTTCGCTGTGCGGTATTCAAAGAGGACATTCATGCAGGAATTCTTGATGGCAGAAACTTAGACGTGTCATTTGATAACTTCCCATATTATTTAAG tgaaaatacaaaaaatgtgCTCATAGCAGCTTCAATTATACACCTCAAGCACAAAGAACACGTGAAATATACTTCAGATCTAACCACTGTGAACCCACGGATTTTGCTCTCAGGCCCTGCAG GGTCTGAGATATATCAGGAGATGCTGACGAAGGCGCTTGCTAATTATTTTGGGGCCAAATTGCTCATTTTTGATAGCCATTCTTTTTTGGGT GGTTTGTCTTCAAAGGAAGCTGAGCTTCTGAAGGATGGTGTCAATGCTGAAAAATCCTGCACCTGCACCAAACAGAATTCTGGGCCCATTGAATTGGCCAATAGTTTGGCTCCAGCTGTTGAAGCAGACACTTCAAGTGCTGTGCCTGATGCTACTTGTGACCCTGAATCTCTGCCAAAGACAGAAGCTGATACCATGCCCTCATCTGGATCATCTAAGAATAAAATGTTTAAGATAG GTGACAgagtaaaatttatgaattcaaCTTCAGGCAGTCTATATCCAGCAGCATCTCCATCTAG AGGCCCTCCTTATGGGGTTCGCGGGAAAGTCATGTTACTCTTTGCAGACAATCCTTTCTCAAAAATTGGTGTAAGATTTGATAAACCCATACCTGATGGCGTTGACCTTGGAAATATTCGTGAGGTGGGCCATGGATTTTTCTGCAATG CTTCTGACCTTCGTTTGGAGAACTCAAGCACAGAGGATTTAGATAGATTACTCATTAACACTTTGTTTGAG GCTATACACAGTGAGAGCAGAACTTctccttttattttgtttatgaaAGACGCTGAGAAGTCTCTTGCAGGAAATACAGACTCTTACTCCACATTTAAGAGCAAACTTGAAAAGCTTCCTGATAATGTCATTGTAATTGGTTCACACACTCATACTGACAACCGTAAGGAGAAG TCGCATCCTGGTGGTTTGCTTTTCACAAAATTTGGTGGAAGCCAAACTGCTCTCCTTGACTTGGCATTTCCG GATAGCTTTGGTAGGTTGCATGACAGGGGGAAGGAAGTTCCGAAGGCtacaaaaattttgactaaGCTTTTTCCAAATAAAGTTACCATTCACATGCCACAG GATGAAGCTGTGCTTGCATCTTGGAAGCACCAATTGGATCGTGATGCTGAAACTCTTAAAATGAAGGGGAATTTGAATCTTCTACGAACT GTTTTGGGTCGGAGTGGGATGGAATGTGAAGGGCTTGAAACTTTATGCATCAAGGATCAAACCCTTACAAATGAAA GTGCTGAGAAAGTTGTTGGGTGGGCTTTAAGTCACCATCTAATGCAGCATCCTGAAGCGGATGCCGATGTGAGGCTTGTTTTATCATGTGAAAG CATTCAATATGGCATTGAGATCTTACAGGCTATCCAGAATGAATCTAAAAGCTTGAAGAAGTCACTTAAG GATGTCGTAACCGAAAATGAATTTGAGAAAAGGCTTTTAGCTGATGTTATTCCACCCAGTGATATTGGAGTTACCTTTGACGATATCGGAGCTCTTGAAAACGTGAAGGATACATTAAAGGAGTTAGTTATGCTTCCTTTACAGAGGCCTGAACTCTTTTGCAAGGGGCAACTTACTAAG CCTTGCAAGGGCATACTCTTATTCGGACCTCCTGGAACTGGGAAAACTATGCTGGCAAAAGCTGTGGCTACTGAAGCTGGTGCGAACTTCATTAATATATCCATGTCAAGCATCACATCAAAG TGGTTCGGTGAGGGTGAGAAATACGTGAAAGCTGTTTTTTCCTTGGCCAGTAAAATTGCTCCAAGTGTCATATTTGTTGATGAG GTTGATAGCATGCTGGGCCGGAGAGAAAATCCTGGGGAGCATGAAGCCATGCGTAAGATGAAAAACGAATTTATGGTGAACTGGGATGGTCTACGTACAAAAGACACAGAACGGGTCCTTGTACTTGCAGCCACAAATCGGCCTTTTGACCTTGATGAGGCTGTCATTAGAAGGCTGCCACGGAG ATTGATGGTAAATTTGCCAGATGCTGCAAATAGAGCAAAAATACTAAAGGTTATTCTTGCAAAGGAGGACTTGTCCCCTGAGGTTGATTTTGATGCTGTTGCGAGTATGACAGATGGATATTCTGGGAGCGACCTTAAG AATCTTTGTGTGACTGCTGCACACCGTCCAATTAAAGAGATTTTGGAAAAGGAGAAAAAG GAACGAGCTGCTGCTCTAGCAGAGGGCAAACCTCCTCCGCCTTTGAGTGGGAGTGCTGATATACGTTCTCTAAACATGGACGACTTCAAATATGCCCATGAGCGG GTATGTGCCAGCGTATCTTCTGAGTCCGTGAACATGACTGAGCTGCTTCAATGGAACGAGCTCTACGGTGAGGGTGGGTCACGAAGAAAGAAGGCTCTCAGCTACTTCATGTGA